The proteins below are encoded in one region of Portunus trituberculatus isolate SZX2019 chromosome 17, ASM1759143v1, whole genome shotgun sequence:
- the LOC123505235 gene encoding uncharacterized protein LOC123505235 encodes MVGMLLGQNLPRRVSYTSSSRVLVAAWLVFALILGLAYRGNLTASLTLPKYPPRPETLMEIVDHVNMITIPSYGTSFREFYSDSESLLFQTLGNLMSPGTSLTEGLKRTLEKRSSHIDARKNIQYEILDKFTEEDGSTPLYVTRGSISPTPSGWPIPHDAPYKAQLDRLIVAILEAGLYDTWTAELMRETKLRSQRRQRQRHTAGHEGKAQQRTKTEDGLPTLTINHTQGAFILLLLGLVFNTLVFSSEILCKI; translated from the exons ATGGTGGGGATGCTGCTTGGTCAGAACCTTCCTCGCCGGGTGTCCTATACCTCCTCCAGCAGGGTTCTGGTGGCTGCCTGGCTGGTGTTCGCACTAATCCTCGGGTTGGCCTACCGCGGCAATCTGACTGCTTCTCTCACCCTTCCCAAGTATCCACCGCGCCCGGAGACACTCATGGAAATCGTCGACCATGTTAACAT gataACAATACCTAGTTACGGTACAAGCTTTCGAGAGTTCTACAGTGATTCAGAATCTCTGTTGTTTCAAACACTAGGGAACCTCATGAGCCCTGGAACTTCACTCACGGAGGGACTCAAGAGGACGCTGGAGAAacg GAGCAGTCATATAGATGCAAGAAAGAATATTCAGTATGAAATTCTGGACAAGTTTACGGAGGAAGACGGAAGCACCCCTCTATACGTCACTCGTGGGTCCATATCCCCCACCCCTAGTGGCTGGCCAATCCCGCACGACGCGCCATACAAAGCTCAGTTGGACAGGTTGATCGTGGCCATCTTGGAG GCTGGCCTCTACGATACTTGGACAGCAGAGTTGATGAGGGAAACGAAGCTCAGAAGTCAGAGGAGACAGCGGCAACGTCACACTGCAGGTCACGAAGGCAAAGCACAACAGAGAACCAAAACTGAGGATGGTTTACCAACCCTTACTATTAACCATACGCAGGGcgccttcattcttctcttgctGGGTCTCGTGTTTAACACACTCGTTTTTTCTAGTGAAATATTATGTAAGATATAA